ATATAGACCTGTACATGCAAAACCGCGATGAGATGGGGCAGGTGATAGGCCTATCTAAATATTATTTCCCTATTTACGAAAAAGCTTTCCGCGATGCCGGTATACCCGAAGAGATAAAATTCCTTTCGATAGTGGAATCAAAGCTTGATCCTAATGCGGTATCAAGAGTAGGTGCAACAGGTCCGTGGCAGTTCATGTTTACTACCGCCAAATTGTATGGCTTAAATATGGATAGCTATGTTGACGAACGCCGCGATCCTATACAAGCAACTTATGCTGCTGCAGCTTATTTAAAAGATGCCTACCAGGAGTTTGGAGATTGGCTTTTAGCTATAGCATCTTACAATTGCGGTAAAAGTAATGTAGAGCGTGCTGTTGAAAAAGCAGGAGCGAATGATTTTTGGAGCGCCCGTCAATATCTGCCTACTGAAACCCGGGGATACGTACCTGCTTTTATCGCCATGAATTATGTAATGCATTATTTTAATAAGCATAACATCGTTCCGCAGGCTTGTAACTTTTCGCTAAAGACAGATACGGTTATGGTGAAAAAATATGTTGCCCTAAGCAGTATATCACAAGCCCTGAAAGTAAACATCAATGAATTAGCTATATTAAACCCGGCTTACAAAAGATTAATAGTTAACGGTTCACCGGCAACACCGCGCAGATTGATACTGCCGCAGGTTCCTAAGGAAAATTATGCCGTTTTATATAATGTGCTGAATGGTGGTGATGCTGTTGCCCCAGAACCAAAAGTAACTTATGCTTCCTATGCAGAGAATAAACCTGAACGCAAAATGCCTACGCGTCATCGGGTTCGAAAAGGTGAAACTCTGACCTCTATTGCAGATAAATACGGGGTTGAAGTACAGGATTTGAAAGTTTGGAACCATTTGAAAAGCAACAAAGCTCCGGTTGGAGTAAGCATTAAAGTAAATAATGGTGACGATGCGTCAACCAGTGCGGCAGTTAGCACGCATACTAGGAAGGTTTTATAATTTAAAGCAGAGCTTTGAACGCAGAAACCTGTACTGATAAATGAAATTGATAATGAAAAAAGTTTAAACACCTGAATATGAGGGGCCCGGTTTTGATGTATTTCGAAGCCGGGCTTTTTTATTCGGGTTACCATAAAAAGAATTGTAATTTTGAGCGCTTGAATTTTGAGAAAATGAACAAGAACAACCGTAAACAGGACGCCTTAAACTACCACTCACAAGGTCGTCCGGGAAAAATACAGGTAGTACCTACCAAACCAACCAATTCACAACGCGACCTCACTATGGCGTATTCGCCGGGTGTAGCCGAGCCTTGTCTTCGTATAGCAGAAAATGTAGAAGATGTATATAAATATACCGCCAAGGGTAACCTGGTAGCCGTTATCAGTAATGGTACCGCGGTGTTAGGCCTGGGTAATATCGGCCCCGAAGCCAGCAAGCCAGTAATGGAGGGAAAGGGTCTGCTATTTAAGATCTATGCCGATATTGACGTGTTTGACCTGGAAGTAAATGCTAAAAGTGTAGACGAGTTTGTAACTATAGTAAAAGCGCTTGAACCAACCTTTGGCGGCGTTAACCTGGAAGATATATCTGCCCCAACCTGTTTCGAGATCGAGCGCAGGTTGAAGGCCGAAATGAATATCCCGGTGATGCACGATGACCAGCATGGTACCGCTATCATATCGGGTGCGGCTTTAATGAATGCCTGCGAAATACAGGGCAAAAAGCTGGATAAGATAAAAATGGTGGTTAACGGTGCCGGCGCGGCTGCCGTATCGTGTACCAAAATGTATCTTTCACTAGGTGTAAAAAAAGAAAACCTGGTGATGTTTGATATCAATGGTTTGCTGACACCTGAGCGTACCGATCTGGATGACATCAGACTAGAATTTGCTACCACCCGTACAGATATAAAATCATTGGCCGATGCTATGAAAAATGCTGACGTGTTTGTTGGCCTTTCTGCAGCTAATGTAGTTGATGCCGATATGCTGAAGTCAATGGCTAAAAAGCCTATTGTGTTTGCTATGGCTAACCCGGTTCCTGAGGTTGACTATGACCTGGCAGTTCAAACCCGCGATGATATCATTATGGCTACCGGTCGTTCTGATTTTCCGAACCAGGTGAATAACGTATTAGGCTTTCCTTACATTTTCAGAGGAGCGCTTGATGTACGAGCTACTGCTATAAACGAGGCTATGAAAATAGCCGCCACACACGCTATTGCCGAGATGGCTAAAAAGCCGGTTCCGGAAGCAGTAAATCTGGCCTATAATACTACCAATCTTAAATTCGGAAGGGACTATATCATTCCTAAGCCGATGGATCAAAGACTTATTGTTGAGGTATCGGCCGCGGTTGCCAAAGCAGCCATGGAGTCGGGTGTTGCCCGTAAAGCCATAACCGATTGGGAGGCTTATTATGAAGAGTTGCGTTCAAGATTAGGTACTAATGATAAATTGCTGCGTAATCTTACCAATAAGGCTAAGCAAAATCCTAAGCGTGTAGTTTTTGCCGAAGCTGATAATTATAAAATATTAAGATCGGCCCAGATTGTAAAGGAAGAGGGTATAGCTACGCCGATATTGCTGGGTAACGAAGATAAGATCAGGCGTATCATGCGCGAGAATGATCTTGACCTTGGCGATGTGCAGATTATTGACCCACGTGTGAAATGTGAAAACATGGAGGAGTATGCGGAGTTTCTGTATCAAAAACGTCAACGCAGAGGGGTAACTTTATTTGAAGCCCGCAAAATGCTGAGTGACCGTAACTATTACGGAGCCTGCATGGTACAATTTGGCAGAGCCGATGCCTTGATATCGGGCCTAACCAAAAACTATGTGCCTACTATTAAACCGGCTCTGCAAATCATCGGTACCGAAGATGGTGTGAACCGGGTAGCTGGTATGTATATGATGATCACCCAAAAAGGCCCTGTGTTTTTTGGGGATACTACCGTGAACGAAAACCCAACCGTACAGGAACTGGTAGATATTACCGTGCTGATAGAACGATCTGTTAAACAGTTTAATATCAGTCCAAGAGTGGCTGTATTATCCTATTCTAACTTTGGCTCAAATGATGGCCCTATTCCCGAAAAAACAAGGGAAACAGTAAAATTGCTGCACAAACAATGTCCGGATATGGTAGTTGACGGCGATATGCAGGCCAACTTTGCCCTGAACTCCGATTTGTTGGCTGATAATTTCCCATTTTCAACCTTAAACGGAAAACCGGCTAATACGCTGATATTCCCTAACCTGGAATCGGGTAATATAGCTTACAAGCTATTGCAGGAAATTGGTGGTGCCGAAGCTGTTGGACCTATATTATTGGGACTGAAAAAACCGGTACACGTATTACAACTGGGTAGTTCGGTTCGTGAAATTGTAAATATGATTACCATAGCGGTTGTTGATGCCCAGGCAAAAGCCGAAGCCAGCAAACCAAAAGGCAAGTAAATAAATAGTATCAAGTAGTTAGTATCAAGTATCAAGACCGCTGCATTTGTTTTATAAATAACATTTTCAAAAGTGTTGATACTTGATACTAGCTACTTGATACCTTAACCCCACATTAAATAAAATAAATAATATTATGTACGATTATATTAGTGGTAAACTGGTATTCAAAAGTCCTTCGCATGTTGTAATAGATGCCGGAGGTATTGGTTATCACATTAATATATCGTTAAATACATATTCAAGGTTAGGTGAAGTAGAAAATTGTAAACTATTTATCTGGCAGTACGTAAAAGAGGATGCGCTCACTTTATATGGTTTTGCAGATGACGGTGAGCGTCGCTTGTTCTTACACCTGGTATCCATATCCGGCATAGGACCTAATACGGGGCGAATGATGTTATCATCAATTACCCCTGCCGAAATACAAGCAGCTATTGTTAGCGGCAATGTTGCTTTAATACAACGTATTAAAGGCATAGGTCCCAAATCGGCACAGCGTATTATATTGGAGCTGCAAGATAAGTTACGTAAAGAAGGTCCTGATACTTTAACCGTTGTGCCTGTAAGCAAAACAGTTAAGGACGAGGCGCTCTCTGCGCTTATTATGCTTGGCTTTGCACGTAATGCTGCAGAGAAGGTATTGGATCAGGAGATCAATAAAAATAGTGGAGATTTAACAGTTGAACAACTTATAAAGTTTGCTTTAAAAACTCTATAATTACGTACAAATTCTAACTTGACCTTTGATAAAAATATTTACTTATAATATTATTATAAGTGTGTTGTTTATTTTGGCATTTAGTGGGCTGGGAAGTGTGTATGCACAACAACGCGTTACGAGTGCTAAAAGAGATACGACACTCGTGGGTACTCCCGTTAACCTAACCGAACCTAAAAGTCTCAGGGTCAGGGAAGGTATTTTCGATCCTGATCCGCCCAATCTCATCCGGACAGTTGAATACGATCCTACAACAAATCGGTATATATTGTATGAAAAAGTTGGTAACTTATTATATCGCCCGCCTCAGTATTTAACATTTGCACAATATTTAAAGTTAAAAAGCAAATCAAATCAACGTATATATTATCAGCAACTGGCCGATAATTATGCTTATGATTCTCAGCAACCAGGCTTTATACCATCTATCAAAGTGCGCAGCCGCACTTTTGAACAAATTTTTGGTGGCCAAACAATTGATATAAGACCACAGGGATCGGCAGAAATGATACTGGCCGGGCAGCTCAATCAAAACCAGAACCCGTTGTTTAACACGAGGCAGCGTAACCAGTTTAATTTTAATTTCGATCAAAAGATACAGCTAAACGTAACCGGAAACATTGGCGATAAATTAAAAATAACCACCAATTATAATACCGACGCGCAGTTTCAGTTTGATAACCAGATAAAACTGGATTACACCGGGTCGCCGGATGAGATCATCCAAAAAGTGGAAGCCGGTACGGTAAGCATGCCTTTGAATACCACGCTTATCACGGGCAGTCAGGCATTGTTTGGTCTTAAAACTAAACTAAAGTTTGGCCGCCTGGATGTAACCAGTATTTTGTCGCAGCAGCGGTCGCAGTCCAAAACCATTACTATAACCAATGGTTCACAGCAAGGGGAGTTCCGGGTAACACCGGCCGATTATGAAGCGAATAAACACTTCTTTTTATCACAGTATTTTCGAGATAATTACGATAAGGCGCTATCGCGGATACCCATTATCAGCTCCAATGTAAATATTACCAAAATTGAGGTTTGGACTACCAATCGTACCAATGTTACTACCGATTCAAGAGATATATTGGCTTTCCTGGATTTGGGTGAAAACAACCCCTATAATAAAACAAGGATACAAGGTGGAGGTAGTGTTTACCCGGCAGGTTTTAAAGGCCCGGGTTTTGCGCAGCAATCAAACTCTCTGTTAAATAATTTACCTGCCGATGCACGTCAAACCAATTCAAATTCAGTAGCAAGTTATTTTCAAAGTACAGGAGCCACAGATAACTACTCCAAACTCACTTATGCCCGTAAGCTTACCGATAAAGAATATACCCTGCACCCGCAGTTGGGATATATATCGCTTAATTATCCCTTGAATAATGATGAGGTGCTGGCGGTAGCTTACCAGTACACGGTTAACGGGCAACAATACCAGGTGGGTGAGTTTAGCAGCGACGTGGCGGTTGATCCCAATACTCCAAAGGTATTGTACGTGAAATTACTGAAAGGTGAACTGTTGAAAACCAGTTTACCAACCTGGAAACTGATGATGAAAAACATTTACTCATTAGGCGCTTTCCAGGTGAGCCCTACCGATTTTAAACTTACAGTTACCAGACTTGATGACAAATCGGGTATCGAGAAGACGGTGATGGAAGAGGGGCAAAACACCAAAGGAAAACTCTGGTTGCAGATCACAGATCTCGATAATCTCAATCAACAAAATAACCTTCAACCCGATGGCTATTTTGACTTTTTGGAAGGGATCACCATCGATTCGCAAAACGGCCGGATCATGTTCCCGGTGCTGGAGCCTTTTGGTTCCGATCTGAATAAAAAGTTCTTGCCCGGTGAGTCTGACCTGGCTAAGCGATATGTATACCAGCCTTTGTATGACTCAACCAAAACCATAGCACAGCAGTATTTTCCCAATTTAAACCGATATGTAATTAAAGGTACTTATACCTCAACGGGAGGGTCAGAGTATCAGCTTAACGCCGTAAATATTCCGCAGGGATCTGTTAATGTAACTGCCGGTTCTTTGAAGCTGCAGGAAGGTAATGATTATACCGTTGATTATAACTCTGGCCGTATCCGGATATTGAATCAGGCCCTGTTATCATCAGGGCAACCCATTACAGTTAAACTGGAAAATAATGAACTGTTTGGCGTGCAGCAAAAGTCGTTGTATGGATCAAGATTTGATTATCACGTTAATGATAAACTTAACCTGGGTGGTACCATTATGCACCTTACGGAGCAACCACTCAATCAGAATGAAGTTGCCGGACAGGAATCGATATCCAATACCATATGGGGTTTTGATGCTAATTATAGTTCAGAGTCACGATTGCTCACGCGGCTCGTTGATAAGATTCCATTTATTCATACCAAAGTTCCGTCGTCTATAAATTTCTCGGGCGAGTTTGCGCAATTGCTGCCTGGAAGTCCGAGCGCCCTGAACTTTGCCGGCTCAAAAAATGGTACTTCCTACCTGGATGATTTTGAAAACAGCCAGTCGGTAATTGACGTAAAAAGTGCCAATACCTGGCAAATATCGGGTACTCCGCAACTCTTTCCGGAGTCAGCATTATTTAATGATTTGAGTTATGGCTACAATAGGGCCCGACTTGCATTTTATAATATCGACCCTATATTTTACACCAATACTGGTAGTATCCCTATATCAAAGGCTGAGCTTTCCAATCATTATGTAAGGCAGATCATTGAACAGGAAGTATTTCCGTTTAAACAGCCTGCTACCGGACAGCAATTAAGTATTGCCACACTTAACCTGGCCTTTTATCCAACGGTGCGCGGGCCATATAACTACACAACCAACGGTATTAATAACGATGGTACATTGCAAAACCCCAAAACACGCTGGGGCGGTATGTTCAGGAAAATGGAAACCAATGATTTTGAATCCTTAAACGTTTCATACATTGAGTTTTGGGTAATGGACCCTTTCATTTACAAACCAAATTCGGCCGGCGGCGATCTGTATTTTAACCTGGGTAGCATATCTGAAGATATACTAAAAGACGGACGTAAAAGTTTAGAGAATGCCCTGCCAGTTAATGGAGACCTGTCGCAGGTTGATGAAACCAACTGGGGGCGTGTATCTAAACTGCAACCGGTGATAAACGCCTTTGATAATAACCCGGATTCGCGCAAATTACAGGATGTGGGTTTAGATGGTTTAAATGATGCCGACGAAAAAACGAAATTTGCCCCTATCGTACAACAGGTAACCAGCCGGTTAAACGCGCAGGCTGCCAGCAGCTTCTCGGCCGACCCTTCTTCTGATGATTATCAGTATTATCAGGGTCGTGATCTGGATCAGGCCAGGGCCGGTATCTTGGATCGTTATAGTAAATACAACGGTACTGATGGAAACTCCAAAACGGCCGAACAATCACAGGCTGAACTTGGAATACAAAATTCCGCGGCTACCTCACTGCCCGACGGTGAAGATATCAACCGGGATAATAATATGAGCCAGGAAGATTCATATTTCCAGTACAAGGTATCTATACGCCCTGGGGATATGGTAGTTGGTCAAAATAATATCAGTGATAAGGTTACCGCTTCTGTGAAACTGGCCAATGGCAGTACGCAAATGGTTAGCTGGTACCAGTTCCGGATTCCCATAACAAATTATCAGGCACAGGTAGGTAACATCCAGGATTTTAAAGCCATTCGCTTTATGCGGATGTTCATGACCAACTTTGCCGATACCGCCATACTACGTTTTGCTACCCTGCAACTGGTACGCGGCGAGTGGCGTACTTTTAATGTCGAAAGAAACCCACTGAATGTTATTGCCGACCCGGCCATTCCAAATCCGCCGCTTGATAACTCTACGCTTGATGTACAAGCAGT
This region of Mucilaginibacter inviolabilis genomic DNA includes:
- a CDS encoding lytic transglycosylase domain-containing protein; translated protein: MKKLFTLTICFLLLQIVYANASSKSTFQWPNIAQDTILKKVVVQATAPGPLRGIYERRLDSISKDIPLEYNEYVQTYIDLYMQNRDEMGQVIGLSKYYFPIYEKAFRDAGIPEEIKFLSIVESKLDPNAVSRVGATGPWQFMFTTAKLYGLNMDSYVDERRDPIQATYAAAAYLKDAYQEFGDWLLAIASYNCGKSNVERAVEKAGANDFWSARQYLPTETRGYVPAFIAMNYVMHYFNKHNIVPQACNFSLKTDTVMVKKYVALSSISQALKVNINELAILNPAYKRLIVNGSPATPRRLILPQVPKENYAVLYNVLNGGDAVAPEPKVTYASYAENKPERKMPTRHRVRKGETLTSIADKYGVEVQDLKVWNHLKSNKAPVGVSIKVNNGDDASTSAAVSTHTRKVL
- the ruvA gene encoding Holliday junction branch migration protein RuvA, whose translation is MYDYISGKLVFKSPSHVVIDAGGIGYHINISLNTYSRLGEVENCKLFIWQYVKEDALTLYGFADDGERRLFLHLVSISGIGPNTGRMMLSSITPAEIQAAIVSGNVALIQRIKGIGPKSAQRIILELQDKLRKEGPDTLTVVPVSKTVKDEALSALIMLGFARNAAEKVLDQEINKNSGDLTVEQLIKFALKTL
- a CDS encoding NADP-dependent malic enzyme, encoding MNKNNRKQDALNYHSQGRPGKIQVVPTKPTNSQRDLTMAYSPGVAEPCLRIAENVEDVYKYTAKGNLVAVISNGTAVLGLGNIGPEASKPVMEGKGLLFKIYADIDVFDLEVNAKSVDEFVTIVKALEPTFGGVNLEDISAPTCFEIERRLKAEMNIPVMHDDQHGTAIISGAALMNACEIQGKKLDKIKMVVNGAGAAAVSCTKMYLSLGVKKENLVMFDINGLLTPERTDLDDIRLEFATTRTDIKSLADAMKNADVFVGLSAANVVDADMLKSMAKKPIVFAMANPVPEVDYDLAVQTRDDIIMATGRSDFPNQVNNVLGFPYIFRGALDVRATAINEAMKIAATHAIAEMAKKPVPEAVNLAYNTTNLKFGRDYIIPKPMDQRLIVEVSAAVAKAAMESGVARKAITDWEAYYEELRSRLGTNDKLLRNLTNKAKQNPKRVVFAEADNYKILRSAQIVKEEGIATPILLGNEDKIRRIMRENDLDLGDVQIIDPRVKCENMEEYAEFLYQKRQRRGVTLFEARKMLSDRNYYGACMVQFGRADALISGLTKNYVPTIKPALQIIGTEDGVNRVAGMYMMITQKGPVFFGDTTVNENPTVQELVDITVLIERSVKQFNISPRVAVLSYSNFGSNDGPIPEKTRETVKLLHKQCPDMVVDGDMQANFALNSDLLADNFPFSTLNGKPANTLIFPNLESGNIAYKLLQEIGGAEAVGPILLGLKKPVHVLQLGSSVREIVNMITIAVVDAQAKAEASKPKGK
- the sprA gene encoding cell surface protein SprA — translated: MIKIFTYNIIISVLFILAFSGLGSVYAQQRVTSAKRDTTLVGTPVNLTEPKSLRVREGIFDPDPPNLIRTVEYDPTTNRYILYEKVGNLLYRPPQYLTFAQYLKLKSKSNQRIYYQQLADNYAYDSQQPGFIPSIKVRSRTFEQIFGGQTIDIRPQGSAEMILAGQLNQNQNPLFNTRQRNQFNFNFDQKIQLNVTGNIGDKLKITTNYNTDAQFQFDNQIKLDYTGSPDEIIQKVEAGTVSMPLNTTLITGSQALFGLKTKLKFGRLDVTSILSQQRSQSKTITITNGSQQGEFRVTPADYEANKHFFLSQYFRDNYDKALSRIPIISSNVNITKIEVWTTNRTNVTTDSRDILAFLDLGENNPYNKTRIQGGGSVYPAGFKGPGFAQQSNSLLNNLPADARQTNSNSVASYFQSTGATDNYSKLTYARKLTDKEYTLHPQLGYISLNYPLNNDEVLAVAYQYTVNGQQYQVGEFSSDVAVDPNTPKVLYVKLLKGELLKTSLPTWKLMMKNIYSLGAFQVSPTDFKLTVTRLDDKSGIEKTVMEEGQNTKGKLWLQITDLDNLNQQNNLQPDGYFDFLEGITIDSQNGRIMFPVLEPFGSDLNKKFLPGESDLAKRYVYQPLYDSTKTIAQQYFPNLNRYVIKGTYTSTGGSEYQLNAVNIPQGSVNVTAGSLKLQEGNDYTVDYNSGRIRILNQALLSSGQPITVKLENNELFGVQQKSLYGSRFDYHVNDKLNLGGTIMHLTEQPLNQNEVAGQESISNTIWGFDANYSSESRLLTRLVDKIPFIHTKVPSSINFSGEFAQLLPGSPSALNFAGSKNGTSYLDDFENSQSVIDVKSANTWQISGTPQLFPESALFNDLSYGYNRARLAFYNIDPIFYTNTGSIPISKAELSNHYVRQIIEQEVFPFKQPATGQQLSIATLNLAFYPTVRGPYNYTTNGINNDGTLQNPKTRWGGMFRKMETNDFESLNVSYIEFWVMDPFIYKPNSAGGDLYFNLGSISEDILKDGRKSLENALPVNGDLSQVDETNWGRVSKLQPVINAFDNNPDSRKLQDVGLDGLNDADEKTKFAPIVQQVTSRLNAQAASSFSADPSSDDYQYYQGRDLDQARAGILDRYSKYNGTDGNSKTAEQSQAELGIQNSAATSLPDGEDINRDNNMSQEDSYFQYKVSIRPGDMVVGQNNISDKVTASVKLANGSTQMVSWYQFRIPITNYQAQVGNIQDFKAIRFMRMFMTNFADTAILRFATLQLVRGEWRTFNVERNPLNVIADPAIPNPPLDNSTLDVQAVSIEQNGNRTPIPYVVPPGINRQRNYNNLQTDTKLNEQSLSLEIKSLRDGYSRAAFKTFFNDLRSYKRLQMFVHAEGDQLKDNDLNAFIRLGVDYQDNYYEYQVPLKVTLPGTRDPDAIWPAANSIDLELDLLTRAKLKRNHSNVPYNQVFKYVEGNQTVYIKGQPDLSKLRTVMLGVRNPYKGAQPSNIDDGMDKSGTVWFDELRLTDFDQRGGWAATARFDAKLADFADITIAGTKTTIGFGTLDSRLNDRSRSDDQTYDVSANMELGKFFPAKSGIHIPTYVNVSKQTSMPQYDPGAPDVELKASLAAATSSQERDSIRNAAVDYTLRRSINFTNVHKARTDPNAPNHLWDVENLTASYAYTEYTHHDFVTQNDLEKTYNLTLAYNYTNQPKYYSPFAKIIKSNLLALFRDINFSILPSRLNLSINFDRFYSENTLRDNDPNNFIPVPTTTFNKYFNITRVYGIGWNLSKSLQMDIDATNLSVVDEPAGRINGLKRDTLWDNLKKLGRTTNYNHTINFNYNVPFAKIPGMDWITTVARYSAHFNWQTQPLFAINDPTYDVGNSIQNSRAIQLNPTLNMVALYNKFPFIRKANNPNNTKTGFDGFLIGLLTSVKNLSATYTRTQGIFLPGYLPQSGFFGSDAGAPGLGFLLGSQADIRAKAVANGWITKDTLQNQLYVTTMNEDMHFRGIIEPIKDLRIELIAFKTQDHNYQANFKYLPTTNSIESLSPVTTGNYSISFLTIATAFKKTTGVDNTSPIYQKLLDSRAIISKKLGATNPNSAGSTDGYADGYGPNSQNVLVPAFLAAYTGKNPAKSNLSQFPSIPIPNWQITYNGLSKIPFLQDIFDSFDLSHGYRSSYNVNGFTSLLQYQEANGAVSSRDLNNDFLPQYQFSQVTIFEQFVPLLGASMRFKNSMTTNVEYRQSRSLSLSLLNSQLAQQNERIIVFGFGYHTKNFHFPFGWFSGPGKDNDVNFKLDFSLRDNKTLIYRADVQEAEISSGAQNITVRPSIDYVINQRFNLNLFYDSNITKPYTSQTFNTAYTNFGINLKLLLQ